Proteins from one Deinococcus actinosclerus genomic window:
- a CDS encoding intradiol ring-cleavage dioxygenase — protein sequence MTEPIRPYPADDHDHPDDLNNLGLQADASMLSRSVLDRRHVLGLGLLGIGLLAGNRVQAATSAGAACTPIPSETAGPYPADGSVASGQSLNVLTRSGVVRRDLRRSLGTGNAAPGVPLTLTLKLVNTNGSCAPLRGYAAYAWHCTADGNYSMYSAPVVGEDYLRGVQVSDAGGNVTFQTIVPGCYPGRWPHIHFEVYPTLASATNARSRIQTSQLALPQALCQQVYTQAAYGSSARNLAQTSLSRDNIFSDGYAAQLPTVTGNATKGYSATLTVGLAR from the coding sequence ATGACCGAGCCGATCCGCCCGTACCCCGCCGACGATCACGACCACCCCGACGACCTGAACAACCTGGGCCTCCAGGCCGACGCGAGCATGCTCTCGCGCAGTGTGCTCGACCGCCGCCACGTGCTGGGCCTGGGCCTGCTCGGGATCGGGCTGCTGGCCGGGAACCGCGTCCAGGCCGCCACCAGCGCGGGTGCCGCCTGCACTCCCATTCCCAGCGAGACCGCCGGGCCGTACCCCGCCGACGGGTCGGTCGCCAGCGGCCAGAGCCTGAACGTCCTGACCCGCAGCGGCGTCGTCCGCCGCGACCTGCGCCGCAGCCTCGGCACCGGCAACGCGGCCCCCGGCGTGCCGCTGACCCTCACGCTGAAACTCGTGAACACGAATGGCAGCTGCGCGCCCCTGCGCGGGTACGCCGCGTACGCCTGGCACTGCACCGCCGACGGCAACTACAGCATGTACAGCGCCCCCGTCGTCGGCGAGGACTACCTGCGCGGCGTGCAGGTCAGCGACGCGGGTGGCAACGTCACCTTCCAGACCATCGTGCCCGGCTGCTACCCCGGCCGCTGGCCCCACATCCACTTCGAGGTGTACCCCACCCTCGCCAGCGCCACGAACGCCCGCAGCAGGATCCAGACCTCACAGCTGGCCCTCCCGCAGGCCCTGTGCCAGCAGGTCTACACCCAGGCCGCGTATGGCAGCAGCGCCCGGAACCTCGCGCAGACCAGCCTGAGCCGCGACAACATCTTCAGTGACGGGTATGCCGCCCAGCTGCCCACGGTTACCGGGAACGCCACCAAGGGCTACTCGGCCACCCTGACCGTCGGCCTGGCCCGCTGA
- a CDS encoding adenylosuccinate synthase yields the protein MPGIAIVGAQWGDEGKGKITDFLAPEAEFVVRYQGGANAGHTVTAKGQTFKLNLLPSGVLHDGTVSVLGDGMVIDPDKFLEERRNLIAGGLNPDLRISDRAHLVLPHHKFVDGRKDFVGTTGRGIGPAYADRARRVGIRFGDLLDDGVLTERVERLLEAKPNSTRDAGWTTVQVAMEALAPVREALSPFVQDTGAQLRDAIKEGRNVLFEGAQATLLDLNYGTYPFVTSSHPTVGGILVGAGVNHKAIHKVYGVAKAFNTRVGHGPFVTEVHDEAGILRLRGDGSKPWDEYGTTTGRPRRVGWLDLALLKYAVDVNGLDGLVINKMDILAGLDEIPVCVAYDADGQPVWKKMKGWATTDGADSRATLAKEAQAYLDLIEETVGCPVVIFSAGPAREQTYGQVSWT from the coding sequence ATGCCTGGAATCGCAATTGTGGGCGCCCAGTGGGGCGATGAGGGCAAGGGGAAGATCACGGATTTTCTCGCGCCGGAAGCCGAGTTCGTGGTGCGCTACCAGGGCGGCGCGAACGCCGGGCACACCGTCACCGCCAAGGGACAGACGTTCAAGCTGAACCTGCTGCCTAGCGGTGTGCTGCACGACGGGACCGTCAGCGTGCTGGGCGACGGCATGGTGATCGACCCGGACAAGTTCCTGGAAGAGCGCCGGAACCTGATCGCGGGCGGCCTGAACCCTGACCTGCGGATCAGTGACCGGGCGCACCTGGTGCTGCCGCATCACAAGTTCGTGGATGGCCGCAAGGACTTCGTGGGCACGACCGGGCGCGGGATCGGCCCGGCGTACGCGGACCGCGCGCGCCGCGTCGGCATCCGCTTCGGGGACCTGCTGGACGACGGCGTGCTGACCGAGCGCGTCGAGCGGCTGCTGGAGGCCAAGCCGAACAGCACCCGTGACGCGGGCTGGACGACCGTGCAGGTGGCCATGGAGGCCCTGGCGCCGGTGCGTGAGGCCCTGTCGCCGTTCGTGCAGGACACCGGCGCGCAGCTGCGTGACGCCATCAAAGAGGGCCGGAACGTGCTGTTCGAGGGCGCGCAGGCGACCCTGCTCGACCTGAACTACGGCACGTACCCCTTCGTGACGAGCAGCCACCCCACGGTGGGCGGCATCCTGGTGGGCGCGGGCGTGAACCACAAGGCCATCCACAAGGTGTACGGCGTGGCGAAGGCCTTCAACACCCGCGTCGGGCACGGCCCGTTCGTGACCGAGGTGCATGACGAGGCCGGCATCCTGCGCCTGCGTGGGGACGGCAGCAAGCCCTGGGACGAGTACGGCACGACCACCGGACGTCCGCGCCGGGTGGGCTGGCTGGACCTGGCGCTGTTGAAGTACGCGGTGGACGTCAACGGCCTGGACGGGCTGGTCATCAACAAGATGGACATCCTGGCGGGCCTGGACGAGATCCCGGTGTGCGTGGCGTACGACGCGGACGGTCAGCCCGTCTGGAAGAAGATGAAGGGCTGGGCCACCACGGACGGCGCCGACAGCCGCGCGACCCTCGCCAAGGAAGCGCAGGCGTACCTGGACCTGATCGAGGAGACCGTGGGCTGCCCCGTGGTGATCTTCTCGGCGGGCCCGGCGCGGGAGCAGACGTACGGTCAGGTCAGCTGGACGTAA
- a CDS encoding Gfo/Idh/MocA family protein: MPLKPNITPPEAQDTRVGFALVGIGKLTAEELIPAARTSEHAYVAALVSGEADKARGFARALGLTDGDAYTYEQFGELAGREDVQAVYIVTPNSLHREYATRAARMGKHVLCEKPLGVNAEDAQAIVDACREAGVLLMAAYRCQYTPEHWAARDAVQGGTLGDLRLLHSIHAQVEDDPEVWRLKRELAGGGPLPDVGIYSLNTLRFITGQEPEWVFATQHQPGGDPRFREVEASMSALLGFPGGVSATIQTSYAAFKTTSLRATGEKGSLNMEPAFPYDGLKVQVSGEDGTHEPRFPEYDQFTLEIDHFAQCIRSGDTPWTPGEEGVQDHVVMDALYESARTGQVVRLPTQTSADAFRGTKPKLPQQ; the protein is encoded by the coding sequence ATGCCCCTGAAACCGAACATCACGCCCCCCGAAGCGCAGGACACGCGGGTGGGCTTCGCCCTGGTCGGCATCGGTAAGTTGACCGCCGAGGAACTCATTCCCGCCGCGCGGACCAGCGAGCACGCCTACGTCGCGGCGCTCGTCAGCGGCGAGGCGGACAAGGCGCGGGGCTTCGCGCGCGCCCTGGGCCTGACCGACGGGGACGCCTACACCTACGAGCAGTTCGGCGAACTGGCGGGCCGCGAGGACGTGCAGGCGGTGTACATCGTCACGCCGAACAGCCTGCACCGCGAGTACGCCACCCGCGCCGCCCGGATGGGCAAGCACGTCCTGTGCGAGAAACCGCTGGGCGTGAACGCCGAGGACGCCCAGGCCATCGTGGACGCCTGCCGGGAGGCCGGGGTGCTCCTGATGGCCGCGTACCGCTGCCAGTACACCCCGGAACACTGGGCGGCCCGCGACGCCGTGCAGGGCGGCACGCTGGGCGACCTGAGGCTGCTGCACTCCATCCACGCGCAGGTCGAAGACGACCCCGAGGTCTGGCGCCTCAAGCGCGAGCTGGCGGGCGGCGGCCCGCTGCCGGACGTGGGCATCTACAGCCTGAACACCCTGCGCTTCATCACCGGGCAGGAACCCGAGTGGGTGTTCGCCACGCAGCACCAGCCCGGCGGCGACCCGAGATTCCGTGAGGTCGAGGCGTCCATGAGCGCCCTGCTGGGCTTCCCTGGCGGGGTCAGCGCCACCATCCAGACGAGTTACGCCGCGTTCAAGACCACCTCCCTGCGCGCGACGGGGGAGAAGGGCAGCCTGAACATGGAACCCGCCTTTCCCTACGACGGCCTGAAGGTACAGGTCAGCGGCGAAGACGGCACCCACGAACCCCGCTTCCCCGAGTACGACCAGTTCACGCTGGAGATCGACCATTTTGCGCAGTGCATCCGCAGCGGCGACACCCCGTGGACACCCGGCGAGGAGGGCGTGCAGGACCACGTCGTCATGGACGCCCTATACGAGAGCGCCCGCACCGGACAGGTCGTGCGCCTGCCCACCCAGACCAGCGCGGACGCGTTCCGGGGCACGAAACCGAAGCTGCCGCAGCAGTAA
- a CDS encoding secondary thiamine-phosphate synthase enzyme YjbQ, translated as MWAQHTLTLPERRRGFHLITREVTAAVPELGRTRAGLLHIFLQHTSASLTLNENASPDVRTDFETYFNHAVPDGWAPFQHTLEGPDDMAAHIKASLLGPSLTLPVQNGRLALGTWQGVYLCEHRDHGGLRRLVLTLTGEAR; from the coding sequence ATGTGGGCCCAGCACACCCTGACCCTGCCCGAGCGGCGGCGCGGCTTTCATCTCATCACCCGCGAGGTCACGGCGGCCGTCCCGGAACTGGGGCGCACCCGCGCCGGGCTGCTGCACATCTTTCTTCAGCACACCAGCGCCAGCCTCACCCTGAACGAGAACGCCAGCCCCGACGTCCGCACCGACTTCGAGACGTACTTCAACCACGCCGTGCCCGACGGCTGGGCTCCCTTCCAGCACACCCTGGAGGGCCCGGACGACATGGCCGCACACATCAAGGCCAGCCTCCTGGGCCCCAGCCTGACCCTTCCCGTCCAGAATGGCCGCCTCGCGCTGGGCACGTGGCAGGGCGTATACCTCTGCGAACACCGCGACCACGGCGGCCTGAGAAGACTGGTGCTCACCCTGACCGGCGAGGCCCGCTGA
- the sufU gene encoding Fe-S cluster assembly sulfur transfer protein SufU — protein sequence MQLPETVAKQIIADHQRRPRHTGPLDGVEGITLDNPGCGDQVTVWADLQGGRIAGLTFSGKGCAISQSSASLMTVTLTGKTLPEAQALAGQFRAMVMGEAEGTPGLGDLLALAGVSRLHARRKCALLAWRALEQALASQPASLTD from the coding sequence GTGCAGCTGCCCGAGACGGTCGCCAAGCAGATCATCGCCGATCATCAGCGCCGCCCGCGCCACACCGGGCCGCTGGACGGGGTGGAGGGGATCACGCTGGACAACCCGGGCTGCGGGGATCAGGTGACCGTCTGGGCCGACCTTCAAGGCGGCCGGATCGCGGGCCTGACGTTCAGCGGCAAGGGCTGCGCGATCAGTCAGAGCAGCGCCAGCCTGATGACCGTCACCCTGACCGGAAAGACCCTGCCCGAGGCGCAGGCGCTGGCCGGGCAGTTCCGCGCGATGGTCATGGGCGAGGCCGAGGGAACACCCGGACTGGGCGACCTGCTGGCCCTGGCGGGCGTCAGCCGCCTGCACGCCCGGCGCAAGTGCGCGCTGCTGGCGTGGCGGGCGCTCGAGCAGGCGCTCGCCTCCCAGCCCGCAAGTCTCACGGACTGA
- a CDS encoding ferric reductase-like transmembrane domain-containing protein, which produces MTTRPPTGRLPVNSVLDDERNTALAAGLLLVFGLAYVACWLHLGPHTLAWSLTVAYLLLAVTTATGALLGSRYAPAWLSRAQQAGWHGVASGFALILGTLHGLLLTVDATYPQSLLAVLIPGQSTVLPLPVALGTLGLYGLALVILSTRARRRLNPRVWKALHLTAYPAFALLTAHGVTAGTDQLGPLYATSVALVAFTFGLRLLEETGKRKAAR; this is translated from the coding sequence GTGACCACCCGCCCCCCTACCGGCAGACTGCCGGTCAACAGCGTGCTGGACGACGAACGCAACACGGCCCTGGCCGCCGGGCTGCTGCTGGTCTTCGGCCTGGCCTACGTCGCGTGCTGGCTGCACCTCGGGCCGCACACCCTGGCGTGGAGCCTGACCGTCGCGTACCTGCTGCTGGCCGTCACCACCGCGACCGGGGCGCTGCTGGGCAGCCGATACGCCCCCGCGTGGCTGAGCCGCGCCCAGCAGGCCGGATGGCACGGCGTCGCCAGCGGCTTCGCCCTCATCCTGGGCACGCTGCACGGCCTCCTGCTGACCGTGGACGCCACCTACCCGCAGTCGCTGCTGGCCGTCCTGATCCCCGGCCAGAGCACGGTCCTGCCCCTGCCGGTCGCGCTGGGCACGCTGGGCCTGTACGGACTGGCCCTGGTGATCCTCAGCACCCGCGCCCGCCGCCGCCTGAACCCCCGCGTGTGGAAGGCCCTGCACCTGACCGCCTACCCCGCCTTCGCCCTGCTCACCGCGCACGGCGTCACCGCCGGGACCGATCAGCTGGGGCCGCTGTACGCCACGTCCGTGGCACTCGTCGCCTTCACCTTCGGCCTGCGCCTGCTGGAAGAAACCGGGAAACGCAAAGCCGCCCGCTGA
- the folE gene encoding GTP cyclohydrolase I FolE, whose product MTIEPLISAADEKQEVPGLRALTQDWLGAIGEDPEREGLLKTPHRVAKAWGFLTAGYHKSLQEAVGDAVFEADGSEMVIVKDIEFYSMCEHHMLPFYGRAHIAYIPDGKILGLSKFARIVDLYSRRLQVQERITTQVADAVQELLAPRGVAVMMEGVHLCMAMRGVQKQNSSTSTSAMRGLFKSDARTRAEFMSAVQGTLRGR is encoded by the coding sequence ATGACGATTGAACCGCTGATCAGCGCGGCTGACGAGAAACAGGAGGTGCCGGGCCTGCGCGCCCTGACGCAGGACTGGCTGGGCGCCATCGGCGAGGACCCGGAACGTGAGGGCCTGCTCAAGACCCCGCACCGCGTGGCGAAGGCCTGGGGATTCCTGACGGCCGGGTATCACAAGTCGCTGCAGGAGGCCGTGGGGGACGCGGTGTTCGAGGCCGACGGCAGCGAGATGGTCATCGTGAAGGACATCGAGTTCTACTCCATGTGCGAGCACCACATGCTGCCCTTCTACGGCCGGGCGCACATCGCGTACATCCCGGACGGGAAGATCCTGGGCCTGAGCAAGTTCGCGCGGATCGTGGACCTGTACTCCCGGCGCCTGCAGGTGCAGGAGCGCATCACGACGCAGGTCGCGGACGCCGTGCAGGAACTGCTGGCGCCGAGGGGCGTGGCTGTCATGATGGAGGGCGTGCACCTGTGCATGGCGATGCGCGGCGTACAGAAGCAGAACAGCAGCACCAGCACCAGCGCCATGCGCGGCCTGTTCAAGAGTGACGCCCGCACCCGCGCGGAGTTCATGAGCGCGGTGCAGGGCACGCTGCGGGGCCGCTGA
- a CDS encoding HD domain-containing phosphohydrolase, whose product MSLSYREWPVRRDAWTHCARVLGSAATSLLLVWYTAPVGDLKVDLRYVPVALVTLRYGLPAGLLVALGPVVWRLLESDVGGMVALVNALSVVLLGALVRPSLRLKQLRLTQWPLLLVPYLGVGLAVFLVPGARPLAPWLYVGMLGLHGVATLGVLGVLSARLQLLRLTFDARQLSRQDELTGLGNRRAFDEHMTEVGPGHQLVLLDVDQFRHLNETHGALVGDRALRYIAQVLRDAVPDGAYRLSGEEFALLLDSGSEAQARAVVEGVQARLADPGEVPWANLSVSAGLATRLPREQPSEWRHRADEALYLAKANGRNRLVFSPNAPRVPALAPGSPGEIRPRHSLWQAQRAAVHLLTQRRPLTDADWHEVLRGAVETLDGVDAASLNIREGNRFRMCAVVGYEPELLGLEFTQAAQIKWYGGGMEDWLQGRPRVADVGDMQRVWVNDNDVLRPQDSGRLNRAGHRERLRLNLCLPVVLDGEVVAHLNLDSHALDDEFPPGVMQDAPLFAQQIAALLLLQERWRELEQLSHLHGDLSRAGDEQLGSHLAETTHDLLRTTYTLLLRYDARMDALVPAAEAGLSVDPLEPPPTLARGEGMAWRALTTGQVIRVDDILMARDAYRPVASHPDRRALMVVPLLSRVGEPLGALCLLRDEHRPFRAPDEALAQMLASVGARVMEGRAHVTDLEATLDAALNMLGVALEARDFETQGHTQRVQGLARRMGEALHLSDAQLTALRRGAALHDIGKLCIPDAVLLKPGRLTPEERLVVERHAPLGAALVARIPFLEPEAQQVVRHHHERWDGSGYPDRLAGTQTPLLARLFALCDVYDALTSERPYKGAMGHDEALAVLREGSGTQFDPELLELFCRVVTPRAADGQVQEPAAKPTG is encoded by the coding sequence TTGAGCCTCTCCTACCGGGAGTGGCCCGTCCGCCGTGACGCCTGGACGCACTGCGCGCGCGTGCTCGGTTCGGCCGCCACGTCCCTGCTGCTGGTGTGGTACACCGCGCCGGTCGGCGACCTGAAGGTGGACCTGCGGTACGTGCCGGTGGCCCTCGTGACCCTGCGCTACGGGCTGCCGGCCGGATTGCTGGTGGCGCTGGGTCCGGTCGTGTGGCGCCTGCTGGAATCCGATGTGGGGGGCATGGTCGCCCTGGTGAACGCCCTGAGCGTGGTGCTGCTGGGCGCGCTGGTGCGGCCGTCCCTGCGGCTCAAGCAGCTGCGCCTGACCCAGTGGCCGCTGCTGCTGGTGCCGTACCTGGGGGTGGGCCTGGCGGTGTTCCTGGTGCCGGGGGCGCGGCCGCTGGCCCCGTGGCTGTACGTGGGCATGCTGGGACTGCATGGCGTGGCGACGCTGGGCGTGCTGGGTGTGCTCAGCGCGCGCCTGCAACTGCTGCGCCTGACGTTCGACGCGCGGCAGCTGTCCCGGCAGGACGAGTTGACCGGCCTGGGCAACCGCCGGGCCTTCGACGAGCACATGACCGAGGTGGGGCCGGGGCATCAGCTCGTGCTGCTGGACGTGGATCAGTTCCGGCACCTGAACGAGACGCACGGGGCGCTGGTGGGTGACCGGGCGCTGCGTTACATCGCGCAGGTGCTGCGCGACGCGGTGCCGGACGGCGCCTACCGCCTGAGTGGTGAGGAATTCGCGCTGCTGCTGGACAGCGGCAGCGAGGCGCAGGCGCGGGCGGTCGTGGAGGGCGTCCAGGCGCGGCTGGCCGATCCGGGCGAGGTGCCCTGGGCGAACCTGAGCGTGTCGGCGGGACTGGCGACCCGGCTGCCGCGCGAGCAGCCCAGCGAGTGGCGTCACCGCGCGGACGAGGCGCTGTATCTGGCGAAAGCCAACGGGCGGAACCGGCTGGTGTTCAGTCCGAACGCGCCGCGCGTGCCCGCGCTGGCGCCGGGCAGCCCCGGCGAGATCCGCCCGCGCCACTCGCTGTGGCAGGCGCAGCGGGCGGCGGTGCATCTGCTCACGCAGCGCCGCCCCCTGACGGACGCCGACTGGCACGAGGTGCTGCGCGGCGCGGTGGAGACCCTGGACGGGGTCGACGCGGCCAGCCTGAATATCCGGGAAGGCAACCGGTTCCGGATGTGCGCGGTCGTGGGGTACGAGCCGGAACTGCTGGGGCTGGAGTTCACGCAGGCCGCGCAGATCAAGTGGTACGGCGGCGGGATGGAGGACTGGTTGCAGGGGCGGCCGCGCGTGGCGGACGTCGGCGACATGCAGCGCGTCTGGGTGAACGACAACGATGTGCTCCGGCCGCAGGACAGCGGACGGCTCAACCGGGCCGGACACCGCGAGCGCCTGCGCCTGAACCTGTGCCTGCCGGTGGTGCTGGACGGCGAGGTGGTCGCGCACCTGAACCTCGACTCGCACGCGCTGGACGATGAATTCCCGCCGGGCGTCATGCAGGACGCGCCGCTGTTCGCGCAGCAGATCGCGGCGCTGCTGCTGCTTCAGGAACGCTGGCGGGAACTGGAGCAGCTGTCTCACCTGCACGGCGACCTGAGCCGCGCGGGCGACGAGCAGCTCGGGTCGCACCTAGCCGAGACCACCCACGACCTGCTGCGCACCACCTACACGCTGCTGCTGCGCTACGACGCGCGTATGGACGCCCTGGTCCCCGCAGCGGAGGCCGGGTTGTCGGTCGATCCGCTGGAGCCCCCCCCGACGCTGGCGCGCGGCGAGGGCATGGCGTGGCGGGCCCTGACAACGGGACAGGTCATCCGGGTGGACGACATCCTGATGGCGCGTGACGCCTACCGGCCGGTGGCCAGCCATCCGGATCGCCGGGCCCTGATGGTGGTGCCGCTGCTGAGCCGGGTCGGGGAGCCGCTCGGGGCCCTGTGCCTGCTGCGGGACGAGCACCGGCCCTTCCGGGCGCCGGACGAGGCGCTGGCGCAGATGCTGGCCAGCGTGGGCGCCCGGGTCATGGAGGGCCGCGCGCACGTGACGGATCTGGAGGCCACGCTGGACGCGGCCCTGAACATGCTGGGCGTGGCGCTGGAGGCGCGGGACTTCGAGACGCAGGGCCACACCCAGCGCGTGCAGGGGCTCGCGCGGCGCATGGGCGAGGCCCTGCACCTGAGTGACGCGCAGCTGACGGCCCTGCGCCGGGGCGCGGCGCTGCACGATATCGGCAAGCTGTGCATTCCGGACGCCGTGCTCCTCAAACCCGGGCGCCTGACGCCCGAGGAACGGCTGGTCGTGGAGCGGCACGCGCCGCTGGGGGCCGCGCTGGTGGCCCGCATCCCCTTCCTGGAGCCCGAAGCGCAGCAGGTGGTGCGTCATCACCACGAGCGCTGGGACGGGTCAGGGTACCCCGACCGCCTGGCGGGCACGCAGACGCCGCTGCTGGCGCGCCTGTTCGCCCTGTGTGACGTCTACGACGCACTGACGAGCGAGCGGCCCTACAAGGGCGCGATGGGTCACGACGAGGCGCTCGCGGTGCTGCGCGAGGGGTCGGGCACGCAGTTCGACCCGGAACTGCTCGAGCTGTTCTGCCGCGTGGTGACGCCCCGCGCCGCAGACGGGCAGGTGCAGGAGCCGGCGGCGAAACCAACCGGATGA
- a CDS encoding M20 family metallopeptidase — protein sequence MTATQDRVEGLREQLVAWRRHLHMHPEVGFEEHATAAYIEAELRKMPGLSVSRPTATSVLAVLKGGQPGRTVLLRADIDALPIHEENTFEFASQTPGVMHACGHDGHTAILLGVAQLLAGDAAHVPGEIRMIFQHAEEIGPGGAEELVMNTPLMDGVDVVTGLHLNSQLPAGVVAVKPGAFMAAPDTIELTIRGKGGHGAHPEETVDPIAVGAQVVTNLQHVVSRMVAAQDALVVSVTKFTSGTTHNVIPDTAELMGTVRTFDPALRERAPQLIERVVRGICEAHGATYELKYDFGYRPLINTDWVAAQLKDIALDVVGEGRFRDARPTMGGEDFSAYLEKAPGAYFNVGSGSEEADSRWPHHHPRFTIDETSLETGVEMLRAAALRLARPE from the coding sequence ATGACCGCAACTCAGGACCGGGTGGAAGGACTTCGCGAGCAGCTCGTGGCGTGGCGGCGGCACCTGCACATGCATCCCGAGGTGGGCTTCGAGGAACACGCGACCGCCGCGTACATCGAGGCCGAACTGCGCAAGATGCCGGGCCTGAGCGTGTCACGCCCCACCGCGACCAGCGTGCTCGCCGTCCTGAAGGGCGGCCAGCCGGGGCGGACGGTGCTGCTGCGCGCCGACATCGACGCGCTGCCCATCCACGAGGAGAACACCTTCGAGTTCGCCTCTCAGACCCCCGGCGTGATGCACGCCTGCGGGCACGACGGGCACACCGCGATCCTACTGGGCGTGGCGCAGCTGCTCGCCGGAGACGCCGCGCACGTGCCGGGCGAGATCCGCATGATCTTCCAGCACGCCGAGGAGATCGGGCCGGGCGGCGCCGAGGAACTCGTGATGAATACCCCGCTGATGGACGGCGTGGACGTCGTCACGGGCCTGCACCTGAACAGCCAGCTGCCCGCCGGGGTCGTCGCGGTGAAACCCGGCGCGTTCATGGCCGCGCCCGACACCATCGAACTGACCATCCGCGGCAAGGGCGGGCACGGCGCGCACCCCGAGGAGACGGTTGATCCCATCGCGGTGGGCGCGCAGGTCGTGACGAACCTCCAGCATGTCGTGAGCCGCATGGTAGCCGCGCAGGACGCGCTGGTGGTCAGCGTCACGAAGTTCACGAGCGGCACCACCCACAACGTCATTCCCGACACCGCCGAGCTGATGGGCACGGTCCGCACCTTCGACCCGGCGCTGCGCGAGCGGGCCCCGCAGCTGATCGAGCGCGTGGTCAGGGGCATCTGCGAGGCGCACGGCGCCACGTACGAACTGAAGTACGACTTCGGGTACCGCCCGCTGATCAACACCGACTGGGTGGCGGCGCAACTCAAGGACATCGCGCTGGACGTGGTGGGCGAGGGGCGCTTCCGGGACGCGCGGCCCACCATGGGCGGCGAGGACTTCAGCGCGTACCTGGAAAAGGCGCCGGGCGCGTACTTCAACGTCGGGTCCGGCAGCGAGGAGGCCGACAGCCGCTGGCCGCACCACCACCCGCGCTTCACCATCGACGAGACCAGCCTGGAAACCGGCGTGGAGATGCTGCGCGCCGCCGCGCTGCGCCTCGCCCGCCCGGAGTAG
- a CDS encoding FAD:protein FMN transferase, whose product MTPSPDLSLHALGTEVRAQGAGAFAALREVRRLEALLTRFRPSPLTALNARGELRDPPADLRLALTHALDVARRTRGLITPAVLGALEAAGYTAAPGAGPVRPAAPVPGLDVLAGVTVDDDLIRLPRGLRLDLGGTAKSWIAAQAARFLSGDALLDAGGDLHTQFTRPGTLGVRTPDGSPLFLNVGAGVGGVATSSVLTRAWAGGHHLIDPRTARPATTPWVQVTVLAGRVTVAETLAKLALLGADDLLRDLAPPGTRLIAFDHARRAHTWEDGSWGRWAA is encoded by the coding sequence ATGACACCCAGCCCGGACCTGAGCCTGCACGCCCTGGGCACCGAGGTGCGCGCGCAGGGCGCCGGGGCCTTCGCGGCGCTGCGCGAGGTGCGCCGCCTGGAGGCGCTGCTGACCCGCTTCCGGCCGTCGCCGCTGACGGCGCTGAACGCGCGGGGCGAACTGCGTGACCCGCCCGCCGATCTGCGGCTGGCATTGACCCACGCGCTGGACGTGGCGCGGCGCACGCGGGGCTTGATCACGCCCGCCGTGCTCGGTGCCCTGGAGGCCGCCGGGTACACCGCCGCGCCCGGCGCGGGGCCCGTGCGACCCGCCGCGCCTGTGCCGGGGCTGGACGTGCTGGCGGGCGTCACCGTCGATGATGACCTGATCCGCCTCCCGCGCGGCCTGCGGCTGGACCTGGGCGGCACGGCCAAGAGCTGGATCGCCGCGCAGGCCGCCCGTTTCCTGAGCGGGGACGCGCTGCTGGACGCCGGGGGCGACCTGCACACGCAGTTCACGCGGCCCGGCACGCTGGGCGTCCGCACGCCGGACGGCTCGCCGCTGTTCCTGAACGTCGGCGCGGGGGTGGGCGGCGTGGCGACCAGCAGCGTCCTGACCCGCGCGTGGGCGGGCGGGCATCATCTGATCGACCCGCGCACCGCCCGGCCGGCCACCACGCCCTGGGTGCAGGTCACGGTCCTCGCGGGCCGCGTGACGGTCGCGGAGACGCTGGCGAAACTGGCGCTGCTGGGCGCGGACGACCTGCTGCGCGACCTCGCCCCGCCCGGCACGCGGCTGATCGCCTTCGATCACGCGCGCCGCGCACACACCTGGGAGGACGGCAGCTGGGGGAGGTGGGCCGCGTGA